The proteins below are encoded in one region of Legionella antarctica:
- the bcsF gene encoding cellulose biosynthesis protein BcsF — protein MQLTDIIQIILFSAVFFFLLGYTLRSPLQRGLKAIKNHLLKPRYLKASGFLSGKNTSTVKKNND, from the coding sequence ATGCAGCTGACTGATATTATTCAAATCATTTTGTTTTCTGCAGTGTTCTTTTTTCTACTTGGCTATACGCTCCGATCTCCATTGCAACGCGGATTAAAAGCCATAAAAAACCATCTTTTAAAACCACGATATTTAAAAGCCTCAGGTTTCCTGTCAGGTAAAAATACTTCAACGGTAAAGAAAAATAATGATTAA
- the bcsG gene encoding cellulose biosynthesis protein BcsG, with amino-acid sequence MINTSQIQETPNIWRNWRGLGGWNYYFLLKFALLWYGYLDFHPFLNLVFLTFLLFPLPKQFLHRCRNWLAIPIGFALFYHDTWLPNIHSIMSQGSGVLQFSSHYLLELVIRFINWNMIGAAFILLVAYLFLSQWIRITTFTVIAICWLNILTIQGPAYRLLPVTSKAPLNQSQSLTNDKPNTTGQDTNLPPTNDNLNTYLNKFYKEEKTKRTKFPASLPADAQPFDILIIHICSLAWTDLDAVHLKNHPLWSKLDILFNKFNSAASYSAPAGIRLLRASCGQPSHTDLYSPVAQDCYLMDNLAKLGFTPQLMMDHNGIYGNFLAQLRQYGNVQHVPLMSQIGITQSMIEFDGSPLFSNDELLNRWLKEKSKPGDRSATYYNIITLHDGNRSLKDSKSVPYENLATHLLDQLVDFLATLERSGRKVVVIIIPEHGANLTGDKLQMPGLRDILIWVRMSGTKLRKNKSYSSIIYS; translated from the coding sequence ATGATTAATACGTCACAAATACAGGAAACTCCAAATATTTGGAGGAATTGGAGAGGTCTTGGGGGATGGAACTACTATTTTCTATTAAAATTTGCACTTTTGTGGTATGGATATCTGGATTTTCATCCCTTTCTTAACCTGGTCTTTTTAACCTTTCTCCTGTTCCCACTTCCTAAACAATTTTTGCATCGATGCCGAAATTGGCTGGCTATACCGATCGGATTTGCTTTGTTCTACCATGATACCTGGCTACCGAATATTCACAGCATCATGAGTCAAGGTTCTGGTGTGCTGCAATTCAGCTCCCATTATCTTCTTGAGCTGGTCATCCGCTTTATTAACTGGAACATGATAGGCGCAGCCTTTATTTTGTTGGTTGCTTACCTCTTTTTATCGCAATGGATACGCATCACTACCTTTACAGTAATCGCAATATGCTGGCTCAACATACTTACTATCCAAGGTCCAGCATACCGACTACTCCCAGTAACGAGCAAGGCTCCATTGAATCAAAGTCAATCACTTACCAACGATAAACCCAATACGACGGGACAAGATACCAATCTACCGCCCACCAATGATAATCTAAATACTTATCTGAATAAATTTTATAAAGAGGAAAAAACAAAACGTACCAAATTCCCCGCATCCTTGCCTGCAGACGCTCAACCTTTTGATATATTGATCATCCATATCTGCTCTCTGGCCTGGACTGATTTAGACGCGGTGCATTTAAAAAATCATCCGCTGTGGAGCAAATTAGATATCTTGTTTAATAAATTTAATTCAGCTGCTTCTTACAGTGCCCCAGCAGGAATACGCTTGTTACGTGCCAGCTGCGGTCAACCATCACACACTGACCTCTATAGCCCAGTCGCGCAGGATTGTTATTTAATGGATAATTTGGCAAAACTTGGTTTTACCCCGCAGCTGATGATGGATCATAATGGAATTTATGGCAATTTTCTCGCGCAGTTGCGTCAATATGGTAATGTACAGCATGTACCGTTAATGTCACAAATTGGTATTACTCAATCAATGATAGAGTTTGATGGCAGCCCTCTTTTTAGTAACGATGAATTGCTTAATCGCTGGCTTAAAGAAAAATCAAAACCTGGGGATCGAAGCGCTACTTACTACAATATAATCACATTACATGACGGTAACCGCTCTCTGAAGGACAGTAAATCAGTGCCTTATGAAAATCTGGCAACTCATTTGCTTGATCAACTGGTTGATTTTTTGGCAACATTAGAACGATCAGGTCGTAAAGTAGTCGTGATAATTATACCTGAACACGGTGCCAACCTTACTGGTGATAAATTACAAATGCCAGGTTTGCGGGATATACTGATATGGGTCCGCATGTCTGGAACAAAATTAAGGAAAAATAAGAGCTATTCATCCATCATTTATAGTTAA
- a CDS encoding IS3 family transposase, whose protein sequence is MNFSLDEKRVMIDPLAELTIREQCLLLDLPVSSYYYSAKPISVEDEALMALLDEHYLQYPCEGKIKRARWLSKEVGYPVGKRRVKKLMEMMGLSTVYPKPNTSVPNKEHEVFPYLLKEVDITKPNQVWAADITYIRMKGKHVYLVAIMDWYSRYVIGWAISPTMEAEFCIEALRNALLHSRCEIFNTDQGSQFTSKDWINTLKSHHISISMDGRGRYLDNIFIERLWRSVKQEKIYRYDFDTIEEVELALTEYFEYYNNRRLHQSFNYLTPAEVYYGRKRP, encoded by the coding sequence ATGAACTTTAGTCTGGATGAAAAGCGCGTCATGATTGATCCTCTTGCCGAGCTCACCATTCGTGAACAATGCTTGCTATTAGACTTGCCTGTTTCAAGTTATTATTATAGTGCCAAGCCCATTTCTGTCGAAGATGAAGCGCTTATGGCGCTACTTGATGAGCACTATCTGCAGTATCCATGTGAAGGTAAAATTAAGCGGGCAAGATGGCTGTCAAAAGAAGTAGGCTATCCTGTTGGTAAACGTCGAGTAAAAAAGTTGATGGAAATGATGGGGTTATCGACTGTTTACCCAAAGCCAAATACAAGCGTTCCCAATAAGGAGCATGAGGTGTTCCCTTATTTATTAAAAGAGGTGGATATCACCAAACCAAATCAGGTTTGGGCCGCAGATATCACCTACATCCGCATGAAAGGAAAGCATGTGTATTTAGTAGCTATTATGGACTGGTATAGTCGTTATGTGATTGGATGGGCTATTTCACCTACTATGGAGGCTGAATTTTGTATTGAGGCGCTTAGAAACGCTTTGCTGCATTCGCGTTGTGAGATCTTTAACACGGATCAGGGTTCTCAATTTACCTCAAAAGATTGGATAAATACGCTAAAATCTCACCACATTTCTATCAGCATGGATGGGCGAGGACGTTATTTAGATAATATATTTATCGAGCGATTGTGGCGTAGTGTTAAGCAAGAAAAAATCTACCGGTATGATTTTGATACAATTGAAGAGGTTGAGCTGGCCTTAACGGAGTATTTTGAGTATTATAATAACCGAAGGCTTCACCAGTCCTTTAATTATTTAACGCCCGCAGAGGTGTATTATGGCCGGAAAAGACCATAA
- a CDS encoding transposase — MSKKRAYYTAAKKAKITLAAIEGKLTQAQITSEYGVHATQVKTWKQSAIKAINDLFSGANEKEAKSQEQLVEALYQEIGRLQAQLSWLKKKHEL, encoded by the coding sequence ATGTCTAAAAAGCGAGCTTATTATACGGCGGCCAAGAAGGCAAAAATAACGCTAGCTGCGATTGAGGGGAAACTCACACAAGCGCAAATTACCAGTGAATACGGTGTTCACGCAACGCAGGTAAAAACTTGGAAGCAATCGGCCATCAAAGCCATTAACGATTTATTCTCTGGGGCTAATGAAAAAGAAGCCAAGTCCCAAGAGCAGCTTGTTGAGGCATTATATCAAGAAATTGGTCGACTTCAAGCGCAGCTATCTTGGCTAAAAAAAAAGCATGAACTTTAG
- the bcsG gene encoding cellulose biosynthesis protein BcsG — protein MIGLKSSNQNGALQINTPSSYLAISELIARLLDGKIFNQSPLNLQELTNKLPQTAVVSENEGIILIDYLGMPYILLKGDSKWIPYPQSSPTPAKNIPVK, from the coding sequence TTGATTGGCTTGAAATCAAGCAATCAAAATGGAGCGCTGCAAATCAATACTCCCAGCAGTTACCTTGCAATTTCAGAATTAATAGCACGCTTGCTCGATGGAAAGATATTTAATCAGTCCCCTCTCAATTTACAAGAGCTAACCAACAAATTACCACAAACTGCTGTGGTTTCAGAAAATGAAGGGATTATCTTAATAGATTATCTGGGCATGCCTTATATCTTGCTAAAGGGGGATTCAAAGTGGATACCTTATCCACAATCCTCTCCTACCCCGGCAAAAAATATTCCTGTAAAGTAG
- a CDS encoding carbonic anhydrase — translation MLIKLMLGVLKFNKKPYVKMQSLFEQLGKGQDPETLFITCADSRINPGLITQAKPGELFVIRNIGNIIPPAPSQSSEAAAIEFALSELNIKDIIVCGHSQCGAMKGLLTPDIAKRLPAVASWLDHSASVLQKMHDDHTELLKDAEEKLSIATKQNILQQIEHLKTYPGIAKKLANNKLTIHGWLYEFESGKIFIYEPRANEFISLERALEFAIEDRKNKEINHLAMDYLEKLTHPKTAKEYQILMGLLARLQENIMPIWGGIKDSSQQKIWAELGNFYEGPLDSKFIALVESGSQIKLVDLNKFQKNIFASEGYRQHCSQLIQNSFFSNPQKPQDTPSNLNSSSSESPSYS, via the coding sequence ATGTTAATTAAACTGATGCTTGGGGTGCTCAAATTCAATAAAAAACCTTATGTCAAAATGCAAAGCCTTTTTGAACAACTGGGTAAAGGGCAAGATCCTGAGACTCTTTTTATAACCTGTGCGGATTCTCGGATAAATCCCGGTCTTATTACTCAGGCTAAACCAGGAGAGCTTTTTGTCATTCGCAATATAGGGAATATTATTCCTCCAGCTCCTTCGCAGTCCAGCGAAGCAGCAGCTATTGAATTTGCCTTAAGTGAACTAAACATAAAGGACATTATTGTCTGCGGTCATTCTCAGTGTGGGGCAATGAAAGGTTTATTGACCCCTGATATAGCCAAGCGTTTACCTGCTGTAGCATCCTGGCTTGATCATTCAGCTTCAGTGTTACAAAAAATGCATGACGATCATACAGAGCTCCTGAAAGATGCTGAGGAAAAGCTATCAATCGCGACCAAACAAAATATCTTGCAGCAAATAGAACATTTAAAAACATACCCTGGGATTGCGAAGAAATTAGCAAATAATAAATTGACCATCCATGGATGGTTGTATGAATTTGAATCTGGAAAAATATTTATTTATGAGCCAAGAGCTAATGAATTTATTAGCCTTGAACGCGCATTGGAATTTGCAATTGAAGATAGAAAAAATAAGGAGATCAATCATTTAGCCATGGACTATTTAGAAAAATTAACTCACCCTAAAACAGCAAAGGAGTATCAAATATTAATGGGGTTACTCGCCAGGCTGCAGGAAAATATTATGCCCATATGGGGGGGTATTAAAGATTCATCTCAACAAAAAATATGGGCGGAGTTAGGCAATTTTTATGAGGGTCCTCTTGATAGCAAGTTTATTGCCTTAGTTGAATCAGGCTCACAAATTAAATTAGTTGATTTGAACAAATTCCAAAAAAATATATTTGCATCAGAAGGCTATCGTCAACACTGCAGTCAATTAATCCAGAATTCTTTTTTTTCAAATCCCCAAAAACCACAGGACACCCCATCGAATCTCAATTCGAGCTCAAGCGAGTCCCCCAGTTACTCGTGA
- a CDS encoding type I polyketide synthase, which translates to MPESDYPKTAIAVVGMGCKLPGADNIDEFWQLLEEGVDAISDIPASRWDIIKYYDEHFGTLGKTYQKQGGFVKNIEYFDAGFFSISKERAKTLDPQQRMILEVSWQAFESGCLVPERYRKEKVGVYLGIGSLEYALAQLHDADNLDFLDFNFLLHNDLGLSAARISGFYGFTGPSYTFNSTCASSFVALHTACQHLQQGEIPMALVSGVNFLGAPFNNLALSQGWILSPSSRCRSFDANADGYVRSEGCAVVILKRLDDALNDGDNIMAIIRGSAMNQDGLRSDFAHPTEHSRQTVIKEALQAAKCDAQTINYVEAHGFGTVANDANELRVIADCYARNRNKRNTCYVGAVKTNIGYLEYASGIASLVKVILSMHHQTIPAHLHLQELCADSGIVNDDSLKISLEKKSWQRINNQPLRAAINNYSLAGTNIHVIVEEAPVLKNVHFDIEGPSLFLLSAKNIESLQRYATDYLKWLARHPEIALSSLCYLAACGRSHFNYRQAFIINSHKELIAKLQTFRAGDYNQIKILSNTDSGVHLNMPGENRKTLDHLAKQFMAGVDVNWQAIYVQDKNQQKLVLPGYPFDKKYYWYK; encoded by the coding sequence ATGCCTGAATCTGATTATCCTAAAACAGCGATTGCTGTCGTTGGCATGGGATGTAAGCTGCCTGGAGCGGATAATATTGATGAATTCTGGCAACTTTTGGAAGAGGGAGTTGATGCTATTAGTGATATCCCGGCTAGCCGCTGGGATATCATTAAATACTATGATGAGCATTTTGGAACTCTGGGAAAGACTTATCAGAAACAAGGTGGCTTTGTAAAGAACATTGAATATTTTGACGCCGGCTTTTTTAGCATTTCAAAAGAACGGGCGAAAACCCTGGATCCTCAGCAACGAATGATTCTGGAAGTCAGTTGGCAGGCTTTTGAAAGCGGTTGTCTGGTTCCGGAACGGTACCGCAAAGAAAAGGTTGGTGTTTATCTCGGTATTGGCAGCCTTGAATATGCGCTCGCGCAGCTGCATGATGCGGATAATCTGGATTTTCTCGACTTTAATTTTCTTCTTCATAATGATTTAGGGCTTTCAGCGGCAAGAATTTCCGGTTTTTATGGCTTTACTGGACCGTCATACACGTTTAATTCAACTTGCGCCTCTTCCTTTGTCGCACTTCATACCGCCTGTCAGCACCTGCAGCAAGGTGAAATACCGATGGCACTGGTCAGCGGTGTTAATTTTCTTGGAGCGCCTTTTAATAACCTCGCGTTATCACAGGGGTGGATATTATCACCCAGCAGCCGATGCCGAAGTTTTGATGCGAATGCTGATGGGTATGTTCGGTCTGAGGGCTGTGCTGTTGTTATTTTAAAACGTCTGGACGATGCCTTGAATGACGGGGATAACATTATGGCGATTATCCGTGGCAGTGCCATGAATCAGGACGGCTTGCGATCCGATTTTGCTCATCCAACAGAACACTCAAGACAAACAGTGATTAAGGAGGCGTTGCAGGCTGCAAAATGTGATGCACAAACGATCAATTATGTAGAGGCGCATGGCTTTGGTACAGTAGCTAATGATGCCAACGAATTGCGGGTTATTGCAGACTGTTATGCTCGAAATCGTAATAAAAGGAATACCTGTTATGTCGGTGCGGTAAAAACCAATATTGGTTATCTGGAATATGCTTCCGGCATTGCCAGCCTTGTGAAAGTGATTTTATCCATGCACCATCAAACTATTCCGGCGCATTTGCATTTACAGGAGCTGTGTGCTGACAGCGGTATTGTAAATGACGACAGCCTGAAAATATCACTGGAAAAAAAATCGTGGCAGCGAATTAATAATCAGCCTTTGCGGGCTGCTATTAATAATTACAGCCTGGCCGGGACCAATATTCATGTCATTGTTGAAGAAGCACCGGTCCTAAAAAATGTTCATTTCGATATTGAAGGTCCCTCGTTATTTCTTTTATCAGCGAAAAACATCGAGTCATTGCAACGTTACGCGACTGATTATCTGAAGTGGCTCGCACGGCATCCCGAGATAGCATTATCTTCATTATGCTACTTAGCGGCGTGTGGAAGAAGCCATTTTAATTATCGTCAGGCTTTTATTATTAATAGCCACAAAGAATTAATAGCGAAACTGCAAACCTTCAGAGCAGGTGATTATAACCAGATAAAAATTCTCTCAAATACAGACAGTGGCGTTCATCTCAATATGCCAGGCGAAAATCGCAAAACACTCGATCATCTTGCAAAACAGTTCATGGCAGGTGTTGACGTTAACTGGCAAGCCATTTATGTACAAGATAAGAATCAACAAAAGCTGGTCTTGCCCGGCTATCCCTTTGATAAAAAATATTACTGGTATAAATAA
- a CDS encoding beta-ketoacyl-[acyl-carrier-protein] synthase family protein — MGFNLKDYFQNLISGKSGISKWNNMDSRCYSKIGGDLSDFDFNQYLQDYSQIFPQEMVQRCKKLLRYTPYSGRITSCAVMQAFIDSGLHHEDFDGYDTGHIMAGHNINARFIYNNVLTYAEEPEYIEPLYGLTALDTDVMAVSNEILNIHGTSYIVGGACASGNLALMTAFDLIRSGRAERVMVSAAASDLDPVCLQGWAIFDALSYKSFNDQPEKASRPFDLLREGFAPAQGSAAVMLESDESAKQRDARIYCELMSASCNSDASRLAKPSKEGQARVIKEALDRAGVKPEAIDYVNAHATSTPIGDRKEVESIKQVFGQHAYDHLLVNSTKSMIGHCLLAASLMECVATVMQMREGIIHPTINLDNPDPELDLDFVPHQARERKIDYALSNSFGFGGINSAIVLKREV, encoded by the coding sequence TTGGGTTTTAATCTGAAGGACTATTTTCAGAATCTTATATCTGGTAAATCCGGTATCAGTAAATGGAACAATATGGATTCTCGTTGTTATTCCAAAATTGGCGGTGATTTGTCCGATTTTGACTTTAATCAATATTTACAGGATTACAGCCAGATTTTCCCTCAAGAAATGGTACAGCGCTGTAAAAAATTACTTCGGTATACACCGTACTCAGGTCGAATAACATCCTGTGCTGTTATGCAGGCTTTTATTGACAGCGGTCTTCATCATGAAGATTTTGACGGCTACGATACAGGTCACATCATGGCCGGTCATAATATTAATGCCCGCTTTATTTATAACAACGTTCTGACCTATGCTGAAGAACCTGAATACATCGAGCCGCTTTATGGATTAACAGCTTTGGACACCGATGTAATGGCTGTTAGTAACGAAATTCTCAACATTCATGGAACCTCGTATATTGTTGGCGGTGCCTGTGCTAGTGGTAATCTTGCGTTAATGACAGCCTTTGATCTGATTCGTTCCGGCCGGGCAGAAAGGGTGATGGTGTCAGCGGCCGCCTCTGATTTGGATCCAGTTTGTCTTCAGGGTTGGGCTATTTTTGATGCTCTGAGCTACAAAAGCTTTAACGATCAACCTGAGAAAGCCAGCCGACCTTTTGATTTATTGAGGGAAGGTTTCGCTCCTGCCCAAGGGTCGGCAGCGGTGATGTTAGAGAGTGATGAAAGTGCAAAACAACGTGACGCCAGGATTTATTGTGAATTGATGAGCGCCAGTTGTAATTCGGATGCCTCAAGGCTCGCCAAGCCCAGTAAGGAAGGTCAGGCCCGGGTTATCAAAGAAGCGCTGGACAGAGCTGGGGTTAAGCCGGAAGCAATAGATTATGTTAACGCCCATGCGACATCGACACCCATTGGCGATCGTAAGGAAGTAGAGTCCATTAAACAGGTTTTTGGTCAGCATGCTTATGATCACCTGTTGGTCAATTCAACCAAATCAATGATTGGCCATTGTCTGCTGGCAGCCAGCCTGATGGAATGTGTGGCCACAGTGATGCAGATGAGAGAGGGTATTATTCATCCAACAATAAACCTCGATAATCCCGATCCGGAACTTGATCTGGATTTTGTTCCCCATCAAGCCCGTGAAAGGAAAATTGACTATGCTTTATCAAACTCTTTTGGTTTTGGCGGTATCAACTCAGCGATAGTTTTAAAAAGGGAAGTATGA
- a CDS encoding phosphopantetheine-binding protein has product MNREEIFSVIKQNIHSVIDGAEGKEITEEDSMNDFGADSLEIVEVVSRSMRKLEIKIPRTELGKAKNLGDLVSLFEEHAQKDS; this is encoded by the coding sequence ATGAATAGAGAAGAGATATTTTCTGTTATCAAGCAAAACATTCACAGCGTGATCGATGGCGCGGAGGGCAAAGAGATCACCGAAGAAGACAGCATGAATGATTTTGGCGCCGATTCCCTGGAAATTGTTGAAGTGGTATCCAGATCAATGCGTAAACTGGAAATTAAAATTCCTCGAACTGAGCTGGGCAAGGCAAAAAATCTTGGTGATTTAGTGAGCTTATTTGAAGAACATGCTCAAAAGGATTCATGA
- a CDS encoding 3-hydroxyacyl-ACP dehydratase FabZ family protein, which produces MHWKLEPEAEQAFQAMEKKILTFPVRTDTETMLKKEIEALLPHREHMLLLDEVRQVDIAHNSLLACYDLKRADVFLAGHFPGFPVFPGVLQVEAVGQAGMLLHKLKVQQINPSAEEAVFLSHIHAAKFIDEIHPSGLIELRVRSFEEGLFVSIVGQCVQNGRLCSIVALRGLA; this is translated from the coding sequence ATGCACTGGAAACTGGAACCAGAAGCAGAACAGGCCTTTCAGGCTATGGAAAAAAAAATATTAACCTTCCCTGTACGCACAGATACAGAGACGATGCTCAAAAAAGAGATTGAAGCTCTCCTGCCTCATCGTGAACACATGTTGCTGCTCGATGAAGTCAGACAGGTTGATATAGCGCATAACAGTCTGCTGGCCTGCTATGATTTAAAACGCGCAGATGTCTTCCTGGCAGGTCATTTTCCTGGTTTTCCTGTTTTTCCGGGTGTTTTGCAGGTAGAAGCAGTGGGACAAGCCGGCATGCTGCTGCACAAATTAAAAGTACAGCAGATAAACCCCTCAGCGGAGGAGGCGGTTTTTTTGTCTCATATTCATGCGGCAAAATTCATTGACGAAATACATCCTTCAGGTCTGATTGAGCTTAGGGTTAGGAGCTTTGAAGAGGGACTGTTCGTGTCAATAGTTGGTCAATGTGTGCAAAATGGAAGGTTGTGCTCTATAGTTGCATTAAGGGGATTAGCTTAG
- a CDS encoding SDR family oxidoreductase produces the protein MEIPGLVNQKVLITGGTKGLGKAIAIAFSKVGAIVFVTHKWGSVDEKDLCKDFLDANVKPPYIIQSDVSSQEDNLQLMKIIKEKECDLDIVVSNVAFSQIIQDISNLKRKTLELSINYSAWPMVDLILGCKEVFDYYPKYVLAISSDGADVCHPGYEMAGVSKAVLETLCKYLALRLEKFGSKINALRPGMMVTDSSTQTFGEEVIKTLYHKRPELFVAPEELAKVCLALCSGLMDSVNGQIITVDNGSSVISPISYLTDC, from the coding sequence ATGGAAATACCTGGTCTGGTAAATCAGAAAGTTTTGATAACTGGCGGTACAAAAGGGCTTGGCAAAGCCATTGCAATAGCTTTCTCAAAAGTAGGTGCGATTGTTTTTGTAACTCATAAATGGGGTAGTGTCGATGAAAAAGATCTATGCAAAGACTTTTTAGACGCAAACGTCAAGCCGCCTTATATCATCCAAAGTGATGTTAGCAGTCAGGAAGATAATCTTCAGTTGATGAAAATTATTAAAGAAAAAGAATGTGATCTTGATATCGTGGTCAGTAATGTTGCATTTTCACAAATTATACAGGACATCAGTAATTTAAAGCGAAAAACCCTGGAGTTATCAATTAATTATTCCGCCTGGCCGATGGTGGATTTAATCCTTGGATGCAAAGAGGTGTTTGATTATTACCCCAAATATGTCCTTGCCATTTCCAGTGACGGCGCTGATGTTTGCCATCCTGGATATGAGATGGCTGGTGTTTCGAAAGCAGTATTGGAGACGCTTTGTAAATATCTGGCGCTAAGACTGGAAAAATTTGGTAGCAAAATTAATGCATTGCGACCGGGAATGATGGTGACCGACAGCTCAACGCAAACCTTTGGCGAGGAAGTGATTAAGACATTGTATCATAAGAGGCCAGAACTGTTTGTAGCACCTGAAGAGCTGGCAAAGGTTTGTCTGGCGCTTTGTTCTGGCTTAATGGACTCGGTTAACGGCCAGATTATAACCGTTGATAACGGCAGTTCAGTGATCAGTCCCATTTCATATTTGACGGATTGCTGA